One window from the genome of Oryctolagus cuniculus chromosome 1, mOryCun1.1, whole genome shotgun sequence encodes:
- the BSX gene encoding brain-specific homeobox protein homolog translates to MNLNFTSPLHPASSQRPTSFFIEDILLHKPKPLREVAPDHFASSLASRVPLLDYGYPLMPTPTLLAPHAHHPLHKGDHHHPYFLTTSGVPVPALFPHAQHADLPGKHCRRRKARTVFSDSQLSGLEKRFEIQRYLSTPERVELATALSLSETQVKTWFQNRRMKHKKQLRKSQDEPKAPDGPESPQGSPRGSEAAAAAAAEARLSLPAGPFVLTEPEDEVDIGDEGELSSGPHVL, encoded by the exons ATGAATCTCAACTTCACCTCTCCTCTCCACCCTGCGTCTTCTCAGAGGCCCACATCCTTCTTCATCGAGGACATCTTGCTGCACAAGCCCAAGCCGCTGAGGGAGGTGGCCCCCGACCATTTCGCCAGTTCTCTGGCCTCCCGGGTGCCTCTGCTAGACTATGGCTACCCCCTCATGCCCACCCCTACCCTTCTGGCTCCTCACGCCCATCACCCCCTGCATAAGGGAGACCACCACCACCCCTATTTCCTGACCACCTCGG GGGTGCCGGTGCCCGCGCTGTTCCCGCACGCGCAGCACGCGGACCTGCCGGGGAAGCACTGCCGCCGCCGAAAAGCTCGCACGGTTTTCTCTGACTCGCAGCTCTCGGGCCTGGAGAAGAGGTTTGAGATCCAGCGCTACCTGTCCACGCCAGAGCGGGTGGAGCTAGCCACGGCCCTCAGCCTGTCCGAGACGCAG GTGAAAACGTGGTTCCAGAACCGGCGGATGAAGCATAAAAAACAGCTGAGGAAAAGTCAAGACGAACCCAAAGCCCCGGACGGACCGGAGAGCCCCCAGGGCAGCCCTCGCGGCTCtgaggccgccgccgccgccgccgccgaggccCGGCTGAGCCTGCCCGCCGGCCCCTTCGTGCTGACCGAGCCAGAGGACGAGGTGGACATTGGGGACGAAGGGGAGCTCAGCTCCGGGCCGCACGTGCTGTGA